Genomic segment of Eupeodes corollae chromosome 2, idEupCoro1.1, whole genome shotgun sequence:
TTggatgttatcagtgttggtcgcaacACCTAAGAGGCTGGGATAAAAACATAAtctgagaaataaaatacataaataaatagttgaaggcaatatttgacgtttcattttttttttttttcaatgaaataatgTTGGTACCATTGATATTTAAAGCGAATGgctaagtttaaaaataaattcgctTTTACATTCGAACTTTAGCGAAAGTTCCCTTCGCTACTCATAATGAGGGCATTTACATTAGTCACGAAAcgtttttaatcttattttagcTCTGATCttagttaaaaataagtttaagaagACATTTTGACCTTTTTTATCCCAAATAATCGTTTATACGTTTTATCCCTTTGAATAAATGGCATATGTTTTGTGCAGCATTGATTAAGAGTACtgaatacaaaacaatttcactcagataaaattttgtaaaaaacaaaaactttaaaaagctcATATTAAAAAGTTAGTGACGTTAGATAATTTTGTACTCACAAAATTCTTTccaattttttctcaaaaaccaaatttcatcaaataaaatattaaaggtCTAAAAAACATGTGCAATTTTATTACACCTCAAAATTATTTTCCGTTTTTCAATGTCTCGAACAAATCATACGAAAAGAAACAGCAAAACGAAAAATGAATCCAACTGTAAATAAGATGAAAAGAAATCAAAGCAAgaacaaaaatccaaataataacacaaaatatatttttttataaaaaaagaattaattattttatttttgaaattaagcatattgttcgttttttttttaaatactaatcataaccaaaaacattttgtcttttttttattcaaatattttatcatttaaaaaatgaaaattataaatataacttaataccattaattaaacaacttaaagtttattacaaaattaaaattaaagagaaCTCAAAATTCTACATTCACACATtatgtcttttttgtttgttttattttaaaatcataaatttgtttgttttgctttttatataggtgataattataaataataaaacaggaaataaaataaaaataaataataaattaaatacttaaaaatgaataaaaatttaatttttcttttctttttctcttcatCATGAACTTCATCTTCGTcctcaaacaatttagaatttttcttcttttatttaattttttccaaaaacttaatCCAACAAAATCAACCGaaacattaacaaaacaaaagagaaaCTTAACTGGTTTCGAAACAATTTCCAAATTTTTCACACTAAAgataataattaacaaaaatttaattttttttttaatttttaattcatttgatGAACAaacagattttgttttttaaatttttttaaattctgacttTTGAAGAATGAaggtttttagtattttttttataatttttgcaaaaaaaattaggtttaataatttaaattaaataacttaaaaaactaagagaaattttattttgtttttgttcaaacttaaaatagtATAACTGTATGTGTGTctgttgtattattttgtttgtttgtatgcaATTATAAATTTGTGCTACTACACGCTAAGGATTCACAACCTtcgtttaataattaattagtttaggtgttttttgtatttaaatttcatttagggaatgatttttgtatttgaaaaaaaaaaagaattaatcttCAAGATTAAcagtaagaaacaaaaattgcataCTTTTAGATGTTGTCTGctttaaattttggaataaaCTTAGGAAATAGAGatggaaattttaattaataaataaataaatataaatatcgaGTATAAGCGTTAAGAgggaatataatttaaatataaactggGGTgggaaacaaatttatttatattaaattttatacatataaaatatatatttttaattgaaatcaaatgAGAAACCAGAAGCAAATTTGTTAATCGAGACGAAACGAGACGGGAATTTGGTACAAGGGGGACGaacaaaattctataaattGTCTTAATACGTATATGTTTGAATGTGtcaaatttatttgtgtttatgtGTGTCCAACTTATAAATAGAACTAAATTACTGttactgttttttgtttttcttttttttatacataaaaaaaataatattctcagTCTTGGCAGAGATTATCTTCAATTCGTGACTCCTACTCCAAATGtttcaaccttttttttagtaaaaacaaactcaaacactATCGAGCTCTCGGGCTGAAGATCTGTTCGATTTGTTTACTTAAGCAAGTGACCATAACGTTTCTGACTTATTAGtgtgtttttcttgtttgttataattttaatttaaaatatctggccatttataagaaaatatattatatattatattctaaATACTAATCTCCTAATTAGGaatctcaatttttgtttttcgttttttttttttgtaattttatctcaaaataaaacttaaataaaattaaattaaaaattatctctCCATAGGAGAATTTTGTATCATGCAGCTGTCACTGTCTGTGATCGAagtgacatttgacatttaagtgtcaaaatatttagaataaaatgttgatttttttttagaattttaagcaCTTTCTGTTTTAACAACCAATGGCATACTTAGCCCAGCCAAATGCATTGGCGACGATTTGTGGTGTCCTTTGGCGAGATCATTTTCACTTTTAACCAGCAGAGGGATGTTCATTTTGACGTCTGTCAAAATAGGTGAATCCATCATGCCGCtgccgttgttgttgttgttattattgttattcaaattactgctgttgttgttattattattgttgttgttattgttgttgttattattattattactaccACGCTGTTGAGCCTCATATCGGGTGTGGGTGCGCATGTGCCTGGTAATCATATCACGACGACATGCCGCATACGGACACTGTGGACACTTGTAGGGTTTCTCGCCAGTGTGTGTGCGCTGATGCGTTGACAAATGGTCGGAGCGGGAGAAGACTTGGCCGCAGACTTTACACGTGTAGGGCTTGACGCCCGTATGCAATCGCATGTGACGCGTCAGCATATCAGAGCGAGCAAACGACCGATTACACACTTCGCAGCAATAGGCTTTAGCTATGTCTGTGGACGGGTTGCGGGATTTGTGACGTGATGCCATGTGCTTGGCCAGACGATCGTGCAGTGAGAACATTTGACCGCAGACTGGACAGACGTAGGCGACATCGGATCCTGGAGGCATCTCTTCGACCACAGGTGAGACGTCGAGATTGTAACGCCATGCGACGGATTCCTTGGTGGTGGGTGATGCAACGTCACCTTTGACAACAGGTACTCCAACATGACCACCGTGTTGCATGTGCAGGGTGGGTGGTGCTGATGCTCCACTTGGGATCTCGCATTTAATCATGCCAGGATGCGGTTGCATGGGATAGTGAGCTTGATGCGGACTGTGTGGCATGACCATGGGTGAGGGCGGAAGTGGGGGCAGTGGCGAGGGTGGGGTATAGAGTTTCTTGCCCCGTGTTGAGAGATCAAGCGGACGCTCCTGTGGTGGTGGCATTTCTTGTTTGATAGGTTGCCTTTCCTGATGCTGttgctgatgctgctgctgttgttgatgttgctgttgttgctgttgttgctgttgttgctgttgctgatgttgctgtgactgttgctgttgttttggACTCTGGCGACTATCACTACTGCGAGGCGATGGAATGGGTGGTGTAGAGGCTTGGGTAGGTGCTGGCGGAGGATGGTCTTGGTGGCCACTCAGGGCCTTTTGTGGCGGAGAATCTTGCATCGAACTGGGGGTAGATGGCGCTGCACTACCGGCATAGAGATCATTGCGACGTCGAAACACCTCATTGAGATACTTCGTATGCAAGTAATAGCCAAACAATGGCGACGGAATCGGGAAGTACCTATCATAAGGACTTGGCAGTTGTTCAGTCTTAATGTCAACATGTAGCTGATTGTCCACATCATTCACTTCGGCCAACTGAAGCGGACTCACACTGATTCGAGGACTCTCCGAATTTGACAGATCTTCCCCGGACTCCTCCTCACCACTACTGGCCCGTTTGGCAACATAACCATCTTCATCAacattattgttgttgttattgttattcaAATGATTGGCAACATTGTTGTTATGCAATTTATCTAGCACAGCCGACAAACGTTTTCGCTTCCTCTGCTTCCATGGCATATTATTGTTCGTCACATAGGGTTGATTGTTATTGATATTTTCTGTTGTTGCTGCTATCGCTGCCGCAGCTGCGGCTGGCGACGTTGTCGTTGTCATCGATGTCACTCCTGATGATGTCAAATTTTGATGAACCATCGACAGAGCAGCCATTGTGTGTAATTCTTGTTGGTGTTGCTGTTGCAATTGAtgttgttgctgatgatggtgttgttgttgttgctgttgttggtgtTGCAACTGTTGCTGTTGCAAccgatgatgataatgattgTAATGATGAttgtgatggtgatgatgatgatgggaagCAGCGTTGTGATGCCCCATAGGGTCAGTACCTTCTGCCATAGTCATTAGGTCGTCGATTATTGATTGATTTGGTGATGAATGATGAAAGGGAGGAATGTTGATGGATTTCTATTTAAACGTTATTGGAGAATTGTGTATGATTTTCAGGATTACACACTAATGTTGATAGTGCTAGTAGAAGTGACATTTGTAGAACTTCAGCAGAGATCtgtaatgaaaagaaaaaaaaaaagaaaaagttagaAACTGAGTTAAAgtgaaagttctaaaaaaatactgattGTTTAATAAAGAAGTATTCAAAGTGAGCTTTTTTGTAATAGTACACAACGATCAGTATTGGTAAACAGTATATCTAAATAATAAGCT
This window contains:
- the LOC129944699 gene encoding putative uncharacterized protein DDB_G0291608; this translates as MTMAEGTDPMGHHNAASHHHHHHHNHHYNHYHHRLQQQQLQHQQQQQQQHHHQQQHQLQQQHQQELHTMAALSMVHQNLTSSGVTSMTTTTSPAAAAAAIAATTENINNNQPYVTNNNMPWKQRKRKRLSAVLDKLHNNNVANHLNNNNNNNNVDEDGYVAKRASSGEEESGEDLSNSESPRISVSPLQLAEVNDVDNQLHVDIKTEQLPSPYDRYFPIPSPLFGYYLHTKYLNEVFRRRNDLYAGSAAPSTPSSMQDSPPQKALSGHQDHPPPAPTQASTPPIPSPRSSDSRQSPKQQQQSQQHQQQQQQQQQQQQQHQQQQQHQQQHQERQPIKQEMPPPQERPLDLSTRGKKLYTPPSPLPPLPPSPMVMPHSPHQAHYPMQPHPGMIKCEIPSGASAPPTLHMQHGGHVGVPVVKGDVASPTTKESVAWRYNLDVSPVVEEMPPGSDVAYVCPVCGQMFSLHDRLAKHMASRHKSRNPSTDIAKAYCCEVCNRSFARSDMLTRHMRLHTGVKPYTCKVCGQVFSRSDHLSTHQRTHTGEKPYKCPQCPYAACRRDMITRHMRTHTRYEAQQRGSNNNNNNNNNNNNNNNNNSSNLNNNNNNNNNGSGMMDSPILTDVKMNIPLLVKSENDLAKGHHKSSPMHLAGLSMPLVVKTESA